A single window of Malus sylvestris chromosome 5, drMalSylv7.2, whole genome shotgun sequence DNA harbors:
- the LOC126620727 gene encoding uncharacterized protein LOC126620727, whose amino-acid sequence MAEEGHKVILNVYDLSQGLARQMSMAVLGKAIEGIWHTGLVVYGNEYYFGGGIKHAPAGSTAYGTPIKVVDLGVTHVPKDVFEIYLQGISPRYTVETYRLLTHNCNNFSNEVAQFLVGATIPDYILQLPNEVMGSPMGAPIMPVIHNLEATLKSGAARQAPRLIRRLLDGFQYFFIE is encoded by the exons ATGGCAGAG GAGGGTCACAAGGTTATTCTAAATGTATATGACCTGAGCCAAGGATTAGCTAGGCAAATGTCCATGGCTGTCTTGGGGAAAGCCATCGAGGGCATATG GCACACGGGATTGGTGGTTTATGGTAATGAGTACTATTTTGGGGGAGGCATAAAACATGCTCCTGCTGGGTCAACGGCATATGGGACACCAATAAAGGTGGTAGATTTGGGTGTCACACATGTGCCCAAGGATGTCTTTGAGATATATTTGCAGGGGATCAGTCCCCGGTATACTGTGGAAACCTATCGTTTGCTTACTCACAATTGCAACAACTTTAGCAATGAGGTCGCTCAATTTTTGGTGGGTGCAACCATTCCGGACTATATTTTGCAGCTTCCTAATGAAGTTATGGGCAGTCCAATGGGAGCTCCTATTA TGCCCGTAATACATAATCTGGAAGCAACGTTGAAAAGTGGTGCTGCTCGTCAAGCTCCACGATTGATCCGTAGACTCCTCGACGGTTTTcagtatttttttattgaataa